The genomic segment CATAGCGACTCAGAGCAAGATAAAAGTTATTCGTTTAATCATGATCGGAAAATTGATAGAAAAAGCTCAAAAAAGCCTGTGTCAAATAATGACTATGGTTGGATGCAAGAATTACGAGATGATATCGCACTTGGCTATGTGGTTGAGCCCGATCATGCACAGCTAAAAAGTGATTTTGGTGTCGATTAAAAAATAAGATATCAGGTGCTAAATTGCAGCATCTCGCAACAAAAAAGTTGTCTTAGGCGGTCTAAAAATGTGGTAATGTTTGTAATATATGAATTTAAGGGAAAGAATATGGAGAGCAGATTAAGCCTGGTCGATATTGCTGAGTCGAGTGGTAGCGAAGGACTAGTTAAAGAGTTTCATCCTGAAAACAAAAAACAATACAAGGATATATGCTGGTCTTTAGCAATTGCTGGCATTGCATTTGATATTAATGGAAAAAGGATTGTTGCAAAATTTCTTGATGCGATCCATTTCTGTGGCTGGGCTAAAAGGAATTGTATTTTGCTCAAGGAGATGGCGCCGATAATCGAATCCTAGAGAAAAAAGCACTTACTTGTTTGAAATGGATTTTTCAAGTATATATGATACCCAATATTGTTTTTTATTTTTCTGAGTGTTGAATATGGGATATGCAATCGTTCATTTTGAGCAATCCGGCCTGACTTTTTTGAGTAATTATAATGGCGAACCCGAATTGATGGTCGACAAGTTTATTCAAGCTATTCAGTCTTCACAGAACAAGGGAATTGCTGGCAATTTTTTTCTGGAAAATGATTATATCGACTCAGTCAAGCTAATGGAGCCTGGCTTTTACGGGGAGGATTATCGTTATCGTTATAGCGAATTCACTCAGATGTTGAGTATAGAAAAGGTGAATAGACAATCGGTTGAACGATTAAGTTTACAGGGTTTTATCGATAAATATGCTCGAGACCGGATTATCGCCAAGCCCCCGGTGGAACCGATTATTAATCCGGATTCGATTGGCACCTATGTGACGTTTGGCCAGCGAAATCTTTTAATTGGATTTAACGGGTATCGCGATGAAGAAGTGATGGCTCGTTATTTTCTGGATGCAATAAGCGCTATGCCTGAATCGAATGAAAAAGATTTGATGGCCAGATTCGTGTGTGCGAACAGCGAAAAAGTTGTTTTATTGCCGCCGGATAAATATTCTCCGGATCCGGACGTGATGGTTTGTCATTACGACACCGATCTGAACTGCTTGCATTTCATAGATCCTGTGGAAGAAAGCCCCTCGGAAGGCCGTGAATATGTTGGGACATTGGGCTCATTTATTAGCCTCAATTCTGGTGTCAAAACGACTGTTTACAAAAATAAGACAGCGACCCAGGATCAAGCATTTGATCGTCTGAAACAAGACCTAAATAATGCGCTAAATGATCACCCAAAATTCGGTGTCGGAAACGCATCCTTCGCAATGGGTGAGTTGTGGCATCAAGTAAATCGAATGACGATTTATATGCGAGGCATTCCCAGCCCTGAATTAACAGCGTTAATGCAAGAGGCTCGTACATCGGTATTGTCGCATGCAGAAACTTTTGCCAAAGCCTATAAGTGGGATCAACAAAGCAATATTTCGCTGGAGGAGGCAACAAATAAATGGATCGCGACCTTTTATCATTCCGTTGATCGCACCCTGGAGGGCATGGCAAAAAACAAAGGACTGACCTTGCAAATTAAAGGTCAGTCAATTCATTTAATGAACGGGGATCAACTGGAAACAGAAACAGTTTTTTCAACAAAACAATTGGCTGATTTGGCGGATTATTTAAGTCAGTACGATGACCTACCATCGATACGAATCCGTAACACCGATATCGACTCGAGTGAATGCATCTTCGATTTGAATTACAGCTATAACAACCTGCGAATGGATTACCGAATTGACGGTGAGCATATCGAAATCCTAGACAATAAAAAAAATGAAGAGGTTTTGGAGTGCATACATCAACAATCGATGAACAAAGGGCTTTATAAAAAAGAAATTCTAATCCGGCATCTCAACGACATATTAAATCAAACAGCGTTGTACAGTCCGGAATTGTTTTATCAAGACAGCCCGGCAATGGGTTGAATCAGTAATTGGAGAAGAATCGCGCGTATAAATATCGATTTTACCCTGACGCTGAACAAGAAGTCTCCAGCGTACCGTTGCAACAATGTCTTCGACACCAGCAAAGGGCGTTTCGGTTTGGTCGAGAACTGCCGGTCCAGTGCAAATGCGTATAATCACTGGCGCATAACTGAACAGGGTAGGGCGGTCGCGCAATTACTAATATCACCCGAGCCTGCAGAAGAGGTTGACCACGATGACGAACCTGATGGCGAAACAAGTATGATGATGGAATAAACAATGAGCGCAACAGAGAATAATAAATCTGTACGATATTCACTGAATGCGAAGTCGACTTTTTCAATGCCGGCGTTGCTCAGTCCGGAGGCGGACTCGGTTAAGCGAAACATTGAGGCGGCAATCGGCCGTAATATCATTGAAGGGAGGTCGCCTCTACATTGGGACTCGCAAAATAATACCTATCGGCTGGATTTTTGGGCGGTTCTTGGTAAATATGAGGCGATTCACCAGTTTAAATTTCGCCCGGATGAGCGAAAGATCGATATTGAATTGAACGGCGGCCGCGGGCGGCGAATACAATTGGTGATTAATGTGCCGGGTGAGATCGTCGGAAGCCTGTTCAATTCTGATAAGAAAGGCGGTGAGTCAGCCATTCAATATGGAGGGATATATTTTTCCTTGGAACCCGGTGAGCGGATTGCCAATTTGTTCGAATTAACGGATATGCTTAGCAAGGCCATTGTTATGGCCAGCAAAGAATTAATTCCGTCTGACTATGTTGATTTGGAAAATCAGCTTGATGAGCCTAATGATGAGGATAACCAGTTCATGACGCCCTTGTGTTAATAAGGTTGACTTTTGTTGAAATGAATAATAACTGATTGAAAATAAAACTGTTATACTAATTTTAATTAAAATCTAATTTTTTTGTATAAATGCAATATTTTAAGGAATTTACGCCAGAGCAAGCTCGAATCTTTATCCGTCATTGGCACGCATTCCTTATTCGCCTACGAGGCCGCCGCAGGCGGTTGGTTTCACTCTGAGATTACTGCAACGAGCGATATCGATTTTCTTTGGGATGCCAGAAAAAAACTGGTGTTTGCCGGCAACCATGAAAGGATTACAGCTATCGGGCGGTCAATAAAGATGGATTTTTTGTTGATTTGGTCAAGGCGGCTCCTAATTTTTGGGTCGAAGAAACAGACAGAATGTCTGAGAATGATGAGATTCGAGCCTCTGAAATTCAATCACTGAAATGGTTGGTTTCGAGTCCTAAATTCTCGCAAGTGGTAATCGGGTATGATGGTTATCCGACTACATTGATTGCGCCGGATCCGCGGGCTTTCGCACTGCATAAATATTGGCTTAGCCAGCAATTGGATCGGGATCCGATCAAAAAAGAGCGGGATCGACTACAGGCTATTTCTGTGGCAAAGCTTGTTATTCAGAAATTGCCTCAATACCCCTTTCAACCGTCAGATTTAAAGGCTTTTCCGGCCGAGGTTATCCGGGATGTTAGTCAACCTATTGATGATGATTTGCCTGATGTTTTTTTTACTCCCTAAGCTATGTCACGTTTGATGTCAAAGAAGAAGATGGGTCTATCAAACTTTTTATCAATTGGTCGACCCGCGGCACACCAGCCAGCAATATCCGCGCTGTGGTCATGCCGCCCGGGAAAACCGTCGAACCCAAGCTGATTTCCAATGCGCCAGCTGCGGTTACTGGCATCATGCCGATGTCGTTGGCGCAAAAAACGTATTAACCCGAGGGCACAGGGGTGTTAGCCGGCTTAGCGCCGACAATACCCGTCGGGGGGGCTAGTCTGTGAAGTGAACACACGGGAATCCTCGTCCTTTTAGGGCGAGGAGGATGTCAAGCTCTTGATGAAACGAAGGCTAACTCTGACTGCTTTCCACGCAATTAACGCAACACTCTTTCAATCCATTGTATATTAATAGCTTGCTATCTTCTTCGTTGTTTCCGTCATTTAAAAAATGACAATATCCGCTTAAGTTCTCAGGTTGGACTTCTCGCTTTTCCAAAAAAGGGCAATGGACGATTATTGTTTTCCCCTCATTATGAGGATCGGGCTCAAATGAATAGCAAAGCGGTCCTTCCGGGATTTTATCGATCGAAGGTTGGTTGGTTTGATCTGTCATCTAATTTTTCTCGTATAAAATTGAAGCAAATTTTAATTGTGCCGCATGTTTTGCTCTAAAGATGCGATCGATCAAAACACACATTCATCTTAATATAAGAATGATACCATATTAAAACAATTTATAATTTTTGAAAAATTCAATCGAATTTGTAAACTAAACCATATATCTGGATCAAAAGGAGAGCATTGGAATAAACACTTAACGCCTGAGTAGATTGATCCCTTCAATCCACTCAGGCTCAGGCTCACACTCAAGTGTCTGCATGCTTCATTGCGACCAGGCAGAAACCGTTCGGTTAAGCTGCCTGTGGACTAACCTTATTCGGCAATGGCGCTAGTCCAGCATTTAGCCATTTTTTCACTGAGCAATGCTAGGTTGGTTGAAAGAGTGCCGTTGTTTTTAAACTTCTTGAGGTCTGCTCGGGTGAAATAGCCTATGAGCTCATCAGGTTCCGCATTGATTTCCCTCGGCAAGTGCCTGAGATTCCAATTTAGCTCATTATCCGTCGGTACAAATCCAAGAATACCGCATGCGCTTTGGCGGCTGATTTTTGCAGCATCAAGAAAAGTTGCTAGTTGCTCTTGGGCGTTAAATAGACAGACGGCATAATTGGCAAGATTGACCAGTACCTGAAAAGGTTCAGATCTGAAATCCCCGGGTAATTCATAAATCTCATGCTTTTTGGTACCAGGTCGCTCAAAGGAAACACTTAAGCACTTTTCTTCTAATTGAAAACAAGAGGCTCCGAGTTTTGATTCGGATTTTGTTAACGATACAATGCCGCCACTATAAATGCGATGAGCAACTAAACACTCCAACATAAACTGAAGGGTGTAGTCAAAATGTTTTGCTTTAGTGAAATTGTTAATCAACTGTTCTTTTGTTCGTCCGATTAATTTACCTGCCTCCTCGAGGGACAAACTGCTTCGTAGAAGCAAAGTCGTCAAATATGATTCACTTTGATTTTTTTGAGAAGCATCAGGGATGAGCCCAAAGGAGCTTTGTCCGCGACTAGCTAAGCTTTCCACGCAATATTGCAATGGATAGTAGTCTTTACTTTTGGATAAGTTGGTTTGCTCAGGCCATTGCTGTATGCTTAATGTTGTTTTTCCGAGTTTTTTTGCGATTTTATCAAAGTTCAGTCCGGTATTTTCAAGCAAGTCGCGAATATATTCCGAATTGCTGGTGCGATTATCAATATTGGGCTTCATCATGATTTCAAAGAGTACAGGTATTGCTTGTTGACGGTAATCTTATTTATGTCGACCAGCCTATTTAGAGCGTCGAAGCATTCTTGTCGATCGCCTTGGTTCTGAAGGACAAGGTAAACATCATTTACGTTTAATGCTTTGCTGGCCTTTTCCAGTAGAATCAATATGCTATCTTCAAGCGTGGCGGATGATTTAAGATCGTCTTCTATTAAGGCGAATAATGCCTCAGGTGAATTAGCGTCTTCTTCGCGAAGCGGCCGGCCTCGCTTTTTAGGTTTGGCTGCCGTTTTCTTTTTCTTGGCCGTCGCTTTTTCTGGCGGCGCCATATCACTGTCTTTGGTCGGCATCTCCGATGAGGCCTCTAATTGAGATGCTTTTTTACTCGTCTTTCCGGTAACTTTTTTTGCAGCCTTAAGAGGCTTAGCCGAATCTAAAGCCAATAGTGAATTAAGGCGATGTTTCTGTTGGGCACTCAAGCCAGTTAAAGCAAGCAAATGATTAAAAATCAGGTGATCCGGTAATAACTGAAATTGCTTAGCAGTTTTGGTTAAATCTTTCTGCAGCAACATTGTTATGCTGTTCCAATCGATATCCAAAAAAGTAAGGAATAAGGCGTTAAATTCTTTTTCAATGACTTTTATTGTAGCGGTTGATACGAGGTAACGAGCAGCAATCTTGTCCAGGCGCTCGGCGGAAGTCGTATTGCGCGCGGCATCATTTTCATAAAACCAATAATTATCGAAGATAGCGCGCTGATGGCCATGTAGGGTGTGACGAAATAGCTTAAATCCTTGTGTTAAGTAGTCCATCAATTTCTTCAACTGCTTAAATCGCATGGCGCTAAGCGAAATACGCTGAAATCGGCTTACAGGGAGCTGTTTGAGTTGCGTAAAATGGTCGGAAAATACTTGCGAATGAATCATCAGCATATGCTGTTCCAGGGTTAATTCTTCAAAGCCTGCTACGTCGAGAATCATATTTGATTTAGGCGTACTTAAATCTTCTGTAATCGGTCGACTAGAAAGAAAATCTCCTTGAATATGCCAATGGTTAATATTGGCGAGGTAAGTCATTAATGATTTGTAAAAGGACAAGTGCCGCGAAATGTTAAAGAATGAATCGAGCTCCCACTTAACGCCAGACACATGAAGCTGTTTATGGGTTGCAGAAAAAAGTTGTTGAATTTGCTCTTCAGCAAGAGAGATATCGATGTCAGCAAATAGTTTTTCACTGAGCATAAAACCGTTTTGCCCATAATTGAAAATGACCTGGCCTTCAGTGATTAATTTTTTAACGCCTTGCTTCGCTTCAGCAATAGATAAACCGGTTAAATCGGTTAATGACTTGTAGTTAATGGCCGTTTCTTGTTTTTGTAATGCCGTTAAAATGCATTGTTCGGTTATTCCTGTGTAAGCAAACATTTGTTTGCTAGAGCGACTAGGTGCCGCTCGCTTGAAAAAAGCGGCAAAGGCCGCTTCGTGTTGATATTGTAAAAAGGTTGCACCATCATCGCGCCGACAAAGAAGACCATATCGCAGGCCAAAGCAATTGAGAAGATAGCGAAACTGATAAAAATCGAGTTTCGACAATCTGTCTTTTAAAGCCTCCCAGCATTTATGTAATGAGATTTCTGTAATACTATTGTATTCGCAGTATTCCTGTATTTGCTCCATTAAAGGTATAACTTCCAAAGGACCAAACGGGCTGAACTTAATGTGTTTGTATTGTGAAAGCCCACTAGAATACACTGCTTGGCTGGATAGTATATCCTTGGGCACACTCTCTTTATTCAGCGGAGGAAGGTTTGGGTAGGTTCGATTATAATGTGAAACAAGCTCTTCCCACTCAAGGCCGCTTGGATAATTTTGCAATAGGTTAGCAATTGCAATAGGGGGGAGTGTGTTTGCCGAGACTATAGAAAAATCATTGATTATCAAATAATGGTCGCACAATTTTTTTGCAAGATGATTGGCAAAAATGGGTGTCAAATCGTAATTCAAAACCAAATAGGCGTTGAGTTGAGCAATATTGACAGGTAATTTATTCCAACATAGAAAAGGTGTTAACCAACCTGGGTGAGGGATAACATCGTGTTTATCGGCAAGTGTCCCAGGCATGTGCTGGCAGATTAACTCAATCAGATAAGGCAAGCGAGATTTAAGAATAAAAAGAGCTGCTGTCTGAGGGAGAGAGGAAATAAGGTTTGCAGAAAAATAAGGAGTAATATAATCGCTCCAGTCTATGGTTTCTTCGCTATCGTGTAACTCTACTAAACGCTGGTTCAATCGTTGAATTAGGGCGTTGACACTTTCAAGGTCAAAGCAATAGCGAAACGCATAACTATCTTTAGATGCGGTGGTCGTTGTCAGCCCCCAATACATATTAAACAAAAGTTTTTCATGAAGACTCAGGCTTTCAACAAATTGTTGTAAGCGAAAGAATAAATGCTGATCGAGATCCTTGATTTTAACGTGCCCGGTATTATTAAGAAGGGAGGCCTCCATTTCCTGTTGCTTCATGTAGATACGTTGGCGTTCGGACACAGAATGAGTGCCGGCGATCTGTTTCTTTAACTTCTCCATGTCTGGATTAGCAGAAATGAGCATTGGGCTAGTGGCGCGCGCCGTTTGCTCCGGGAGAACGTTCGAGGACATCTGCTGATCTAGGGAATTCTTATTAAATTCGTACCACTCGTTTAGGTATTTCGGCAGGTTCTGCTTCAATTCACGAAAAAGATTAACTGATTTTTTGCCGATTCCTGGCGATTTTTCAAAAAGAGCCTCATCAAGATTAATCAGATTATTGACAATTGGTTCGCGCGGGTAGACACCGGTTTCATAGTTGATATTACGAATTTTTCGCACCACCATCCGAAATTTTTTAGGGATCGGCAATTGATCCAATGGCAGCGCAAGATATTTTTGAATATCAAGTGATGATTTTTTGTCCAGAGATAACTTGTTGCTCATCGCAATTTAAAGAAAAATAAAAAAAATATACATTTTAGAAAAAGCCTGGTCAATGGAAATTTGGAAAAAATCTAAATTATTAAGCAGTTATCTTGCAATAGCGTGGTTGGTTAAAAATTACAAAAACGGTAAGTCTTAAAGAAAATATGTGGTAATATATATTTAATATGAATACAGAAAAAGAAAATCGCATCGGGTTCTAGTTTTACAAGTTGTGTACTGGGAGCTTAATTTCTATTATTAAATAATAGAGCCTGATTGGGCCTCAATGGGAAAACCGGCGCCTCGCTCAGCCGTATGAAAAGAGCAGGCAATCCTGCCATCCCCCATTACAAGTGAGACATAATGACAAAAAGACCGGTTGTGCTTATTGGTTATAACGTCGGAAATACAAATCGATTGATGTAAAGGTATGCTAATTTATCGAATTGGTTATTCTCATCAATTTTTTATCTTAAGGTTCTGCAATGAAGTGAAAATAGATGTAAGTGCCTAGAAAAAAGTAAGATTGTATTCATTGCCAAATCCATTTCTGATTTTACCAATCTCCTCTTCAAGCTCATTTGGCTCCATTTGTTTAAACGGCAACCATTCATATTTCATTTTACGCCATAGCATTTCAATCCGATTCAATTCGGGTGAGTACGGCGGCAAAAAATAAAACTGCATACCTTTTTCTTTCAACAATTGCCAATAAGGTTCTAGTTTTTTACTCGTGTGAATAGAGGCATTGTCTAAAATCACTACGAGCGGTTTTCGAATGCCTTCTATCAGCGCCATCAAAAATGCGAAGAAAAACAATCCGTTTACGCTTCGCCATAGTTTAGCTAACACCAATTTTCCCGATGACAACATAGCACCTATAAGATTTAAGCGTTGCCCCCGTTTTGCGGTGACACAATGCGTTTCCCCTTGTGCTGTCCAGGCTGAACGGTTAGGCGGTTGCGCGGCAAACCCGGCTTCATCCACATAGGCTAGCTCAACCTCTCCCTGTCGAGCCCGTTCGATCAATTGCTCAATGTCCTGTCGGGCTTGTTCGA from the Methylomarinum sp. Ch1-1 genome contains:
- a CDS encoding IS630 family transposase translates to MIERARQGEVELAYVDEAGFAAQPPNRSAWTAQGETHCVTAKRGQRLNLIGAMLSSGKLVLAKLWRSVNGLFFFAFLMALIEGIRKPLVVILDNASIHTSKKLEPYWQLLKEKGMQFYFLPPYSPELNRIEMLWRKMKYEWLPFKQMEPNELEEEIGKIRNGFGNEYNLTFF
- a CDS encoding helix-turn-helix domain-containing protein, which translates into the protein MEKNRAYKYRFYPDAEQEVSSVPLQQCLRHQQRAFRFGRELPVQCKCV
- a CDS encoding zinc ribbon domain-containing protein, producing MVDPRHTSQQYPRCGHAARENRRTQADFQCASCGYWHHADVVGAKNVLTRGHRGVSRLSADNTRRGG